In Camelus ferus isolate YT-003-E chromosome 33, BCGSAC_Cfer_1.0, whole genome shotgun sequence, the genomic stretch TTCGCTTGGACCCACCAAAGAATGAAATGTTCTCAAAGCCACCTCCTTTCCCACATGCCCCTTTTAATTGGCTGGTTGACTGTCCCTTGGGTGTGACTGCACGGATTCATCCTGGGTGTGTAACCGAGTTGGGGCAGCCTTCTTGATTTCTGAGCACCCTAGTAAGAAGGGCAGCGCTGTGCAGTGTGGACTGAAACTGCATTTAAGCGCTGACGTGACCCTAGCACATCACAAAAGAAAGCGTGTTCTACCTGGGGAGGTTGGTCTTGATCTCTATAACCCCTTCCAGCTCCAAAATTCAGCAGTCAGCTCCATGAGACTGGCCACTGGAGGTCACGGAGAAAGATTCAACAGAATCCTTCTGCCCGAGAAGAGGGAAGGAATCAGACTACAGGTGTTAGTGAAATGACTAAAGTCGTGTACTGGTCACGGGTTGCAAAACGTACGAATATCCATGTTCACCTCCCCCTAAACGTGCATGTTTAAGTCTCGTGTAATTCTAGGTTATAAGGAGAAGAAATTTTAGTAAGTTATAAGTAATCATGCACAGCAGGTTGGTTTCTCAGTATCCTCATATGAACACTCTTAGGATCAATGTTTTTGTGAAGCAAGCTACTGGTGTTTTCCAAATGCCCGTCAAATTCAGAAACTCTGCCTGTTTCTAAAGACCAAACTGAAAGAGAGATCCTTCAAAAGTAACCCGTGCGGATATCTCTGCAGTCTGTTCCGTCCTGAGAAGCCAGTTCCAGTGACTCTTCCACCAAGAAACATTAATcacaaccagaaaaataaaacagcgCACCCAAGAGTTAAATAGTATTTATGATCTCATAGACTGCACCTCATTTTCGGCTTTCAATCACTGTCAACGTTCCAATGTTTACGAGAGATCATCACTGCCTTCTGAACGGCAATATGTTTCCATTCTGAAGGAGGATTGCtattataagattttaaaataaaattatagccaACATGCTATAAACTAATTCTAAACGTGTTTCACACCTCGTCAATGGTCTGAatgacaaatttttatttttccaaatggagGCTCTTTTCAggcttagtttgttttttttttttttaagttttatttaaaatttaatgccAATTGTTCCTTTAGTTTGGCTTTAAGAAAAGGATCCCCTTTCTCAGTGACGTAGGATATCCACTGGGAAACACATCAATTTAGAGAgcttctgaaaactaaaattactgtattttaataagaaaggGCCTGCTCATATAATAATTTTTTGGAAGATGAGTATTTCGTCAAAGTTAGAGTGTCTAATAACCAATTACTGTCACGTGATCATCCCCCTGatgaaaatgtttccatttctcagcTTACTTGAATACATGCTCTTCTGCCCGAGGAGATCAGTATCATAACCTGACATCTGGATTACTAAATCTAAACACGGATTGCTTAATTATGCAGATGCTTTTTAAACACTGGAGCTGTTTTTTCCACAACAGTGTTATGTACTTATTGTGCAGGGGGTTCACTTTTTTATcttagttttcattattttatctgaTGAAACTCACTTTTGTTAGTTATTTAAATCTTAAAACGGCAAACCAAAGGGTGAGAAAGTTCACTAACTTTAATTCCAGTGCACACCTTTCACTTGATTTGGACATTTTATGCGTTGGTTCCACGGAAAGTGCTAAATATTTATGtctatccagaaaaaaaatttatatatatatatacatatacatatacatatgtagttTCGTTATGGATGCCAGCAACAtattgctgttttttaaattaatcaagtTCATCCAATCTAAGATTCTTGATCCTGAACGTAACTGTTGAAAGCAACCAAAATGCTTTGAAAGCATGTTATTTGCAAAACCTCTGAGAAGTCACTAATGGGGCTCCCATGATCTAATACACGTAAGGCTTTAACTGTAATCGTAAACCCCACTGCAAGCTTATGGTCTGAAAGTGTGGACGATTGTAGCCAGTATTTATGAGTTTAATTCCACTGGAAAATCCcagtttctatattttaaatctcaACGAGAGCAAAATCCCAACACATTTTCAAAAGAGCAATCTAAAGAAATCAagcttggggagggggcggaCAGGGCAAGAGCACCAGGGCTGGTACCGCCCTCACCCACAAGCCGGCAGAGAACGGCAAAAGCACAGACTTTCAGTTCATGAAGTACACGCAGCTCACTTTCAACACTCACAAAAGTACatatgaatcattttattttcctctgatttaTGTCCCACACAAGGTTCAATAAAACACAGAACCTACTCAGCCTCGACTGATGACTGGATCATTGTCTTCTGAGGCTATTTATTACTCTTTCTCTGGcatgatttcttctctgatccaATTCTGTGACTGCTAAAAGCCAGGAAAAGCTGCCTGCAAGTCGATGTGTGGCACAAGGTCACTACAAAGTTTGCCGGCATCAGGCAAGGTGTTGAGAAGAAGGTCTTCTGCTTTGTCTAGGAGCCCCCTTCGCGGGGTGCACAGAGGCTTTCTGACTAAAGCAgatcctctcttcttcctttaagGGACTTGAGTTCTTGTCGCAAATGATTATTTATGCTCAAAACAAGATTCAGCCTATCTCCCCTCTCCAAGATCTGTGTAGACAACTCACCCCAGGCTTAACGCAtggcagacacacacatataaaggCATCAACGTCAAGAACATCCTTCTGGTTTCTTGTTTTGCATACTCCTTGGCTTTGAAATTACAAGTCATACTGTGGGCGATCAGGCCTAACGCCACGTTACAGACAAAATCCAGTTCACAAAGAAGCAACTGGAGATAATATTCATTTCATTACCAAATACATGTAGGAACAACGTGGTTGTAAAAGAACTTTACTGAATGTACTTCTACACATATTTACTGATTGTCCGAGAGAGACTAACAGTGGAACCAACGGAACACACAGTATCGCAAGCTCTGGGGACTAGCAGCTCTGGGCCCGAACAGTCCCAAAACATCTTCCAGGAACACTGCCAGCTCTTCACTGTACTTTTTCAACGTAAGCCAAATCAAATTAATTTACTTCATGCCACCCATGCAACAAACATAACCCCAAAGGGTCTTTTGGTTTGGAAATCCTCAATTTTTACCTTTAGTTGAAAGTACAGTCAAtaacttttttaataaaaattgctCTTTTTTTGACTATACCCACATTTGGATCACCTAAATCCTAATAATGCCAGGGCACTATGAAACTGGGAGTTTCTCTTAATGCACTCACAGGTTTCAAAAAATacctttggatttattttctacataaaccTACGGCTTTCTTCAATATATTTATTCAGCGCTCTTTAACTTTACTACGGGTCGGAGCTCTGGTGGTGCAGGGAAACCAGACTTGAGGAATGTTTTTATTGTGAGCCCTGTTTTTCAGTTACTTAAAACTAACTGGGCTGACCTCTGGGCTTGCGCCGCGACGCGAGACATTCCAGGACTGCTTCCCCAGAAAGAGATTCTTTTAATAAAGTTCAGTGAATTCAGGGTTTTGCTGGGAACCTCAGGACACCGACTGACTTGTAAAATTCCCAGTGGAGACACGAGGAGGCTGGACGAGGCACCTCAAAGTGGTGAAGCAACGCCACTTCCTGAAACAATGATTTAGGTGCCGAATCAGGTCAAGGGTTTGAACTTTCTGACTGAAAACCACAGCGgcgctggggaggaggaaggctcTCCCGCCCGCGGAGCACGGGCGCTGCGGGGCGGCCGGCTGGCCGCGGGGCTTCCTGCCCTCGGCATCGCCCACCGCGCCGTCCGCACCCGGCCCTGCCTCCCCGCGCCGCAGACGCCGCCGCCAACGCCGGCCGCGGACGGGCCTGGACCCCTTGCAGGGCACAGGCGTGGCCCCGGGGCCCTTCCTCGAGCCCTCGGGTGGGAGCACAGAGGCGGTAGCGCGCCCGACACCCCCGCCAAAGCTACCGCACCCATCCGCCCCCGGCGGCCTGTCTTACCGGTACAGGAGTGCAGGGGCTTGGGTCGCACGACCAGCGACGGGCACACGGAGTAGAGGGAAAGTTTCTCAAAGTAGTCGCAGGTCTCTTTGGAGAGGATCTCGTCGATCATGAAAGTCTTGTAGCGCCGCCTGGCTGCTTTGAGCTGGCCGGGCGAGCTCAGCCTCAGCTCCGCGTGGCAGTGCATGGTGAGCCGGGGCGAGCGCCCGCCGGCCCGGGCCTCAGCCCGGCTCCTCCGCGGCCGGGAGGCGGTGGGGCTCGGGAGGCGCGCGGCGGGGAGCGGGCACCGGGCGCGCCGGTCGCGCGTCTAGACCCACCCGCGGAGCAGCATCTTCGCCGATCCTTTTGGGGCCGGCGCAGCTGTCAATCAGCGCGCGCTTCCTGCACGGCCGGCGGCGGAGCCGCGCGGAGAGTCGGCCGCCGAGGGGCGTCGGCGCCCACCCCGCCCAGCCCGCCTGTGCCACCCCGGCGCGGACCTGCGCGCCTCGTGCCCGCCGCTCTCGCTCGCCTCCTCCCGCCTCTCAGTGGCTCGCGCTCCTCTGCCTGCCTATTTTAAGACTCTCGCTTTGgctctcctccccgcccccctcctgGGACGAGCTCCAGGTGTGTGTGCTGAGTGTGCGCGCCCGTGTGTGCGCGCCGTGCGGGGAGCGCGCGCCGCCCCCGCCTATTAGGCCCTCCCGGGCCGCTGACCCGGCGGAGCCCCCGCAGCGCCCTGACACCGGGCAGGCCGCGCTCCCGGCCCGGCTCCCACCGCCGGCACCTGGCGGGCGGGCACGTCCAGGTCTCTTGCTAGAAAGAAGTCAAGTCCTCCCAGAACCTCCCGAGGCTGCGGCCTCCCGGGCCGGCGCCCTCAGAGGACCcggctgccttcctccctccccgcgTCGACCCCTGCGGGCCGTTTCCCGAGGACGGCGGCCTCGCTCGCAGCCCGCGCGCTCCGGCACTCGGCGTGTGCGCGGAGGTGGAGAACTTTACGGCCCCCGGGAGATCACAGACTGTCGACCCTTGCCCAGTCCTTTATTCCAAAAGTAAgcggggattttttttttaaaaggaatcaaCAAAAGcatgtgttcttttttattctttaagtctGTCTATAAACTTGTTTTCATCGCTGAAAGGGCCGGCGCGGCGCGACTGCTGGGTTCGGCCGGCCCTCGGGCAGTCACCCCTGTCGCGATTTCTGGCGCCGGATACTGGGGCACCACGGCTTTCGTGCCCCAGGCTCCTGACGACGCATAGGGGTCCAGGGGCCGCGAAGACACGTTTTTTTAAGGTGGTTTAATTTTCTGCTTCCTAGACATGTAGCCTCCGAGTCTGATCCAGTCAGTATCTGAACGAACTTTCGTTTTCAGTCGGAATTTTTGGTTGAGGAGACCCCCACCCAGCCTCGGCGCCGACACCGTCCCGCAGTGCGCGTCCTGCCCCGCGCCCCGGGTCGGCGGAAACTGCCAGGTGCGGCTGGTTTCGCGCGATTTGGTCTGGGAACCCGTGTGCGCGGGACGGGAAGGGAAACGCACGGTAGGGAGACTGAGAATTGCAGACGCGATGGCCTTCTCCAAGACCGAGTCTGGGGCTGGTGACATCTTTCCGCCCCAGGTCGCCGCAGGCTTGCTGCGGAGCTGCTCGCCCTGGAGCCCGAGTCGCCGCGGACACAAGTGGACGCGCGCGCCTGGGCCCGTGTTTCAACTCAGAAGGGACCCACCTGGAGAACTAATAATTGGGCACTTAGAGAAAATAGTAATAAACCGAATCAGAGCCAAGCATTAGACGTGGTCTGCGACGCGCCTTTGAGGAACTTCGTTCCCGAGGTGTTTGCGTGCGCCCTGGCTCCTCGCCTCTCCTCTCCATTTAGAATAGTTTTCGTTTACCATGTAGAGCGGTTTtaatttgttctcattttatctCTTTGGGCTAATTCTCTTCCCGCGAGAGCTGCGGCCAGGTGTCCCGGTGGTGGCGCGCATCCCGCCGCAGGGCCCGGAGGTCGCCGCGCTGGGCCTGGGCGCGCCCCCCGCCGTGGTGGCGGCTCCCACGGCCTGTTCGCCGCCCGGCGCCGGGCCGAGGAAGCTCCGGGCTCAGCCCGGCAGCGCAGCCCGGCGCCACGAACGAGAGGTCCTCCTGGGTGAGAGAAGAGCAAAGACCCGCTGCGCCACGAGCCGGGGACCGTCCCAGGGGCGCGGCGTTCGCGTGGAGGACATGGTAGGTTGGGGAGTTACATTTCCCTCTGGAAAGTGCAGCGCCCTAGGCATAGCTGGGAAACTAAGTGTTGGGAGGTGTGGATTGGAGGGCGCGGCGTGGGAGCGACCCCTGGGTCTCTGCGTCGCATCCGGCGACCCTGGGGAGGGACTGAGCGTTAGCCGTTTGGACACTGTCGGGCCCTCACGGGATGCGCGCACCCCGTTTGCTGTTAAGGCCTGGCCTTGCCccacctgcctcttcctcctctagatttcctcttcctctttctcctctagATGtatcccccaccccaggctcttcCCGTTCCTTTTTCACCGCCACTAgccctttccctcctctttcgCCGgtttctccttccccagcccaATTGGCGGCCTCCTCTGCTCGGTCGAACTGCCCCATCTCTCCTTCTCCTCATCTTCCATcctggtttctctttttctttctttcctttcttctttccctctcttcagACCCGGATCTAGAGCCGCACTCCTGCGCCCCGGAGTCGCGGCGCTGCCACCCGGACCGCCGCAGGCAGCTCGCAGGCGGGGACCGCGCCGAAGCCCCAGCCACCGGCCGGCGGGAACCGGCCTCGCCTCCACCCGCCGCGCCCTCCGGCCTTCTCTTCTCCTCGCGTCCACGCAACCACAGGCACCGCAGTCGCTCAGACTCCCCCGCAACTGGCCTTTTGGTTTGAAATCTGCGGtgttttaaatatctgaataaCAAGTTAAACAACAGCTTCTTGGATTTTGCATCTGTCCTAGTTCCTACCATAGAGGCAAGAAATCTCAGAGGGCCAAGTCCCCCAGCAACCGCGGAGGGAGATCCCGACCTTGGAGCCTGCAGCCTCCGGTTCTCTGTCGCTTATGATCaaagctgagcctcagtttttttctttgcaaaggaTAATCATAAAACCTACTTCACAAGTTTGGTCTTTCACAATCCATGCCTTTACACAGCTCTTGCCTTCAGTGGGAAGGCCCACTGcaccccatcctctccctccttcgCTGCCTGAAAAACTAATTCAAGGCccatctcaaatgtcacctcctctgggagaaATGTCCCCATTCCCCAAGTCTGTTAATGCTGTCCCTACCTCTATCTTAGCGGCCCCTTTACTGTATTGTTTCTTTCACCCTCTGGGCAATGCCTGCTGAATCTGCATAGCGCCTGGcatagtaggttctcagtaaGTGTGTCATGAAGGAATTAATGCACCGGAGCTGGGATACCTATGTGGTGTGTGTGAACGACCCAGGCCCGTGGTGGGAATCCAGATCTTCCCTAGCTGTGCTGAGTTTGTCTCTCTACTTAAATGAATCTCTCCTTCCTTTATACTTTTGGTTTTTCAGCATCTAGCCCAATTCCCATTTTGCTcccatgtctctctcttttcacGCCCTCTCTCCTGATCTCAGACTGCACAGGGCGTCTGTGGGAGGAAGCACACCCCAGCTGTCAGTCATGAAGCGGGGCTTTGGTGAGGAACAGTCAGGGGTTTAGTTTCCAACATTAATGAAGTGGCTGGAACAGCAAACATCTGCCAAAGAGCCTCAAACCTTATCCAGCTGCTGGAGACCCACAGACACTTCCCAGTCTCCTGTGACTGTACCAGGCAGCGTCTGCCCCTCTACTGGGAGGAACACACACGGAGAGGAAAAGACCCGGCTGCACCCAGCCGCACTTGCTCGGGCAGGCATGGAAGGGGATGAAAATTCACAGCCCCTGGAGGCTTCAGGAGATCAGTCCCCCACACCCCAATCTGGCACCTGATTCCTGGGGGTAGCGCCCAGCCAGAAAGAAGGGGGCACGGACACCTGGGCAAAGTTAAAAGGTTCTGACGACGAGAAACCAGAGAATCCTCTTTCCCGTTCCAGCTCACACCCAGTATCTCCACACGACTGAAACGCATGACACGTAATGAGACAGAATGGTACTTAAACGTCCTAGGGTGGCATTTAAACAGCATTCAGGATCTAACCCCAGATGAGTGAACTCAGCTTCATTTTAACTCTCCTTTTATCATCTTGGGCTACCTGTCAATGCAGATGCCCTAAGCAGACAGGGTGTAAGTCTTAAAAGCACACAAATTCATTCCCAAACATCTTTTCTccaagtggggggaggggagcgaaGGCGTTCCTTACACTCCAGTAGAGTGTGTTTAATAACCTGTACTTCAGTCGCTAAgttttgaaatagtttcagacATGTAAAAGCAAAATAGGGAAAGCCTTGTAAGTTAATAttcccctgggccccagggccaGACCAAAACTGCTGCCCTCGGAGCCCAGCCTGGCCGCCTTGCACAAGAAGTCAGAGGAGGGGGACAAGGAAACCGGCTTCTTTTTAATGATGATATTAATTTACAAAAACTGCTCTCATCCACTGTAGAGTATCTTTTTAAAGAGAGGGCACAAATGTAGTCCACTTGACAGATGGGCTTGGAAATGTCTGAATAGGTCCTGCTTTCTCAAAATATCTGGAGGAAAAGTttaaactgggggaaaaaaaaagaaagataatggcTGTACCTACAGAGCTCTCAGCCTTTACGTGAAGAGTGACACTGCGGTGAATCATCCAAATGTTTGCAAATTTTGAGAAGCTTGGTACACAGATTAAAACCAtgtgttaaaaaaatgaaatgatttgctGTGCTGATTACCTACCTTTTTAAATTGTGCCATCCTGACAttaaacagcctgatttttgccCATGTGCCTCAGTTATCCCACCTGATAacagacaggaaaataaaatgtgatcacTCCCATCTTTTTCATAATATTATAGAAATAGATATGCATGTTTGCAGCATCACTgctttaggcttttttttttttttttggtatatgatACCCCTTACTAATGAGAAAGCTGTCATAAGACAggagaatcacttttttttttagagaacggctttgtttgttttttatctgttttttttatatagtggttaacatttgcaaatctcaaacccccaaatttatacagaatgggtttttaaaaattctttttaaaataactttaacctcttttattttttgtttgtgtttttgtttgtttgtttgttttggaagggggaaattagttttgtttgtttgtttttatttatttgatggaggtactgggggttgaacccaggaccttgtgcatgccaagcaacCACTGAGCTCTACACCCCACTACTTTTAAATTTGTAATGGAGTGATGGCCTGGTTGTCTGGGGTAAGTGGAAAGAACTTTTGAGTCAGGCAAACCTGTTTTCCATTCCCAGCCCAATCACTTAGTAACTTCCCTGCCCTCTGGTCTTCAGCCATAACCCGGCGTGAGGATGGCCAGCTCAGGTTTGCTGGAGGACTCCACGGAGGATGGTGTGCCCCACGCTAACTCATGAAATGCCGGTCTTCTCGCTGCCTTTATTTTGACCTCAATAAATTATGCAATTTGCTATCAAAAGCCATTACAAAAGggaactgcattaaaaaaaaaaaagcatcagagCGCTACTGTTTCATGCATGTTTGAGGTTGGGTTTTGCTCCACTTTCAGAACCCAGAAACCACCGAGATACAAAGAGTGGGAGGAGCTAGCAGCAGAGTGAGGGACTGCTGTTAACTTAAGGAAACAGCCCTGGCCACCAAGAGTCCCTAAGTGCTCCTTAACATCTGGCACCTGCGGCCACGGACTCAGCACATCTGCAGGCGTCAATCATCCCAACAACACTTCACAAGAGACGGGCGCGTTTATAGTTGTCATGTGGTGGtgtctgcaggaaaaaaatgccatGATCCTGCCCCCACCGGGTAACATCACAGCCAACTCATCCcatgaagtatttttattctGTCCTCGGCCTCAAGCAGGCCTCGGTTAGGTTTCATGTGAGTTCTCAGTAATCTTCCCTAACGCAGGGCCGGCCAGCAACCTACCCAGCGAGGCAGGATTTCAAAAGAACAAGCGGTCGGTTGGCCATTATCAAGGACGAGAAGGTTCCTGTGTCACCCGGCAAAGGGAGAGACTCGTGGAGCCAGTCTGCCTTCTGCCCACATGAAGGGGCACAGGGCTGGCCTGCGGAGCGCTCTGAATGACTAACCTGCTGACCTGACTGTTGTTAGATGCTTGCACAGAACCTCATTTACCGAGAACACTGGGTGCAGAGTGCCAGTCAGAGGACGCAATGGTCTCTGCTCTCCAAGTCCCTAAGGAAGAGGAAGTTTGCACAAACTCCTGGATCCAAGTGCTAATCACCTGTCTGGGTCTAAAGGAGCTGTTGTGTGTTTGCACGCCTGCCTGTGCCCAGATTCTGTAAACTTACTTTTTCAATATTGGAATGAAGAGATGGGTaggaaaggagaatgaaaaaaaggaggggaaataaaagaagagacatTTGAAAACCTGTTTACTAAACAAAGTCAAGAGGAATCCTCAACCttagaagaggggagaaaaatgaagctgagTCTTCCAGCCCAAAGTCTGACATTTGTTGTATCTTTGCGTCCTGTGCTCAGCCTAGGTTAGCAGGCTTTTAGGCGTGGAAAGACATGGAGCCTGCTTCCTTTTCTAAGGAATAAACCGTAATTTGAAACATTTCTTCTGGTGATAGGCTTATTAAAGGAAAGTTGACCTCTGTGACTTATTTATAATGagtattttcatcatcattaGCAATTAGAACACAGCAAATGTTTgctcaaggcaaaaaaaaaaaaaaaaaaaaaaaagagagagagagaaccaaaaaataacatggaaaacTCTGGTATTAAGCATTCCCATAGAAAACActcaaaaacttaagaaaaatgcaaaggtATCATTTTCTAGATAATCTGAATGAAACGAAATTCTGCTCCAGTCTTTCCATCTGGGGGCTTTTATGCGGAGAGTGACTTCATCGTGCCTTCAGCAGATAGCCTCACAGAGCATTCTCATAGAGCTTGGATGCTGAAGCTTTTCCTTCAGAATTACAGGGATGCTCAGATCAAAACAGGCTATAAATTACCAAAGTAAATGAATGAGATGGTGCCAGAGTCTATGCATTTCAATTACACAAGCAGCCTGCCTTTTAAAAAGGGATTTGAAGTCATCACAGAACAGAGAATCCCCAGTTCTATTGCCAGTCCACATCCTGATACGTTTACTTTAGTCAATTACTGGGTCTCTTAGATTATGTCTACATAAGCCGCCAAAACATCTGGTCATTTCAATCAGTTCAATAAAAGATTCTGCCAagccagggggaaaaaattagtCAAATTAGTCATTTGTGCAGCAGAACAATGGGTTGTTTTCTCAGGGTAGACAGTAAGTGGATATAGCTCAAaaggttttggttttcttctctgaaaCCAGTTCCTGAAAGAGGCTGTGATTTTTATCAGTTAATGTTTGGAAGGTGTTCTGACAGATCTTCAGTCCAAAATGTCACGGGGATGGAGATGGCTTAGCCGTGTTTCTGAGGCAATTCTGTGCTCGCTTGAATTCCACGTTCACAAGGTTGGGACCACGCCAGAATTAAGCCAGACTGGTGTTTGctaaatgttgaaaaataaaagcagcagtGCTAGAAATCGCCGAGCAGTGTTTATTCCCCAGGAATTTACTAGCATTCCTGTTGGTCTGTGTCCTCACTTTAAGGAAATCTGATACATTACTTGAAAGACCAAATGTAGGTGAATACAGCTTTTTCCTCTGAATCGCTGTTGCACAGAATGCTTCTCTATAAAATCAAAGCAATAcaatcctttcatttttttcagtctaatATGAAATCATCaatgaatatttgaaatttcaaatcaCTGTTTTTCTGGATCGCATAGAGACAACCTCAAGGAGAAAGAAACGCTccgagaagggaagagaaattttCAGATCCCAGACCAACGTGCTGCTCATATTAACCCGTTTTCCTTTCGCATTCATGTTCTCACTCATGGACTAAAAATCCTCTGATccaaaacaatttataaaatgatttggtTCAGAAAACTGTATTAGATCGCAAGCTGTCACTTGCATAGATGCgatggaaagagaaaacactttcatattcttttaggCGACATGAAATACAGATAATCTACCTCTGTCTAACTTTACATCGCTCTATTCTCTGCGCAGAGATTTgcaaggtttttttaaaaaagacacagacaattagaaataattattgtCATAACTGAATAATGTAAACTTTATATCAAGTCCGCGATGACTCACCCTCCTACTGAATATTTCACAGTACGTGATCTCTCAGGCTGATGTCTGTGTATAACTTGTGAAATGTCTGTAGCTCAACTGCTAAAGGTTCGTTGTTGAAGAATtggtttttttccaaaaagtctctctgtctcctttaggAGAGAAAATAGCTCTTTACTTCAAGGAtgaaggaattcagagaaatcCAGCTTGTTACGTAGGAGGAAGATGGTTTtcaaaaaagagttttatttagaACTTTAGTAGGAGGAGAATCTTCCTTTATAAAATTTGGGGTCCAGGGAAGGAAAGATGTTCACGCAGTCAAGAGGGAGGATTTTCGTTTTGACATGGGGAGACTGGAAGTTGGTAGGATGGAGACTTTTGGGGGAATTCAGTCGGACTCTGGCTTAAGACTAGGATAAATTAGGGAGATCAGACAGTGAGTGGAGGGCGGGTTATAGCTGACTTCTTGTGGAAAgaaccagagtttgttttctacctAGAAGTACTAATTATGCAGAGTTTATACCATTTGTCCACtctaattttagaaaagtagGTTTTACAGCCCTGAAGATAGTGGCTTGGAGACCAGAAAGGAATGGCACGTGAGGGAAGGTGCTAaagagatgggagagaaagagacgGTGGCACTGAGCAGAATGCACAGACAGGGGCCTGAACCTCAGAGTAATGAACACACTTGAGGAAAAGTGCTCAACCTCAGATTCAAACTTGAGCTCACACGCACGCGCACGCTAAATAGCCTATGAGTAGGTTGCTGTCCCGATGACAAACTAGGAAGCCATCTACAAGGTAATATTGTGGAATACAGAGAGATCCAAACCAAAGAGCCTAAATTAGTCACACACAATttgtaggaatgtaaactggttgACATTTCTGGAGTGCAGTTTGGCCTTATGTCTCAAATTCAACATCGACCCAGCAATCCCAACCTAAGAATTTAAACCGGGGTTGTGGTTCTTAAACACGATCATGCACATAACAACCTCCAGGAAGAGcttgtttaaaaatttccagcTCCTAAGTCTCTTCCCCAGAGACCTGTAGGTgtgagaactgacattttaaaacaagcaGCCCTCTTGCTTTGGCTACTAACAAGCAGGGTGCTAAAGAGATCGTAACAGAAGTAGGAAAAGCCATAAGCAGAAGCAAATATGTTAGTTGTAAGATTtcttaaaattgcaggaaattgtAAAGCCTGTTATTTTagctctctgaacctctgttccCTGTCTTTACAATAAAAGTACATAcccaaggggggagggtacagctcagtggtagactgcctgctcagcatgcacagcgtcttgggttcagtcc encodes the following:
- the LOC116661091 gene encoding uncharacterized protein LOC116661091; the encoded protein is MVSRGERPPARASARLLRGREALSISARFLHGRRRSRAESRPPRGVGAHPAQPACATPARTCAPRARRSRSPPPASQWLALLCLPILRLSLWLSSPPPSWDELQKEVKSSQNLPRLRPPGPAPSEDPAAFLPPRVDPCGPFPEDGGLARSPRAPALGVCAEVENFTAPGRSQTVDPCPVLYSKRPARRDCWVRPALGQSPLSRFLAPDTGAPRLSCPRLLTTHRGPGAAKTRFFKSEFLVEETPTQPRRRHRPAVRVLPRAPGRRKLPGRRRLAAELLALEPESPRTQVDARAWARVSTQKGPTWRTNNWALRENSNKPNQSQALDVVCDAPLRNFVPEVFACALAPRLSSPFRIVFVYHVERF